The window TGGAGGTCCGGCCGGTTTGGTCAGCTTGGTCAATCGCTTGGTGCAGGTAGTCGACCAACAGGTCAGCCTCGACGTTCGCCAAAGACCGGCCGGCGGCTGGTTGAGACCGGGCTTGACGGGCCAAAGCCGAAGACACCACGGTGGCATCAGTTGAAGCCACATAAGCCCGCAACCAAGACATGCCATCAGCCGCCGGTGTCACACTGACATGACGTTGCCTCATAGCTTTGGCATGACGTTCAACGGCAGTGTCTTGGTGGGCCTGTTCAACCTGAACCCGGGCCGCTTGCCTCAGTTCGGCTGGGTTCCGGCCAGGCCCCTGGCCGATAACCGTGCCAATCACCTGACTGGCCGCCTGGCTCGACAGGTTCTTGGTTTCCCCCACCAAAGCCGCCGCACCCTGCAGGCTAGTTCCACCAGCGTCCATTGACTGTTTCAACTCTGGTGTAGCCTGCCTGGCCTGACCCACCTGGGTTAGCCGGGCGGCATCACCGTGAGTGGAACTAGTGGCCCTGGCTATCCAGTCGACCAGAGCCCGCCTGTCCCCCTCAGTCTTGCCGTGACACTCAAACAGGCGAGCAGACAAGTCAGCCGCTTTACCGTCACAAGCCGTCGATACTTGCCGGTACAACCCGACCAGACGGACCTGCTGTTTCAGTGTCAAACCACCCAGTGAGGCTAGTTCATCCAACATGGCCAAACAGTGAGCATCCCTGGGAGCAGAACTCAACTGGTCCAACACCTCATCGACACTCAGTGTCCGCTCCAACCCGCCACCATCACCGGTTGAGGTCAGGTCGATTGGGTCGGCCTGAGGGCCGCTGGCATTGCTACCACCGGCGCCATCTTCCAGGCGAGGCGGGCCACCGGGTGAGGCCGTGTCACCGGTGTCCCATAGGGTCGGGGCAGCACTCGAACCGGAACCAACCGGGTACCCCAACCTAGGGCTCTGAGTACTGGTCGACATCATGTTACTAGTATAGAAGTACCCTACGACATCCCAGAATCAACCACAGACCAGCCGGCCGGAATCACCCCAGAGCAACCGCCTCTAAACCCCGCCTGACCTGGGCAAATGAGACCAACGCCGGCACCACTGCCGGAATCTGAAAGGCCTAGCGGCAAAGCTCCTCTGACTTCTGGGCAAACCCGTCCTTGGCCTGGGCCAAAGCGTCAAGGTCGACTCCGGCATCGGGCGCCTGCTGGTCATGGACCTTCAGCCAGTTGTCCTGGCCGGCGTCCTCCAGCGTCCGGAAAGCCTGTGCCATAGTCTCCAAGTCGCCCTTTATGTCACTAGGAGCCACCTCGATCATGCCGTCGAGATCCTTGATGTACGGGCCAAAGGGGCCAAGGCCGTTCCAGTTGAACTCGGTCTCGCCTTCGAAGCGGCTGATCACAGACTGGTTCTCGTAGAGATCGCAATACTTGGCATTGGGGTCGCTTGAGCAACCGGCCACCATTACCAGGGCGCCAACGCCAATCGCGGCGCCAAGTAGTCGTTTGGTCATCACAGGTGCCAATCCTCCAAATCCACGTCGATTCAAGTGGCATAAGTCCAGTGCCAGGCTACCGCGGGCACGTCAGTCTCCGTGTGGGGCCTGCTCCAGAAGCCTGGCGGCGGCATCGGCCACCGGCGGCAGATCGTTTTCCAGAATGAACCACAACTGGGCAGAATCGATTATGGCGTAACCGTGAGAGACCACATTACGCACGTCGATCAGCCGACGAAGGGCCAGGTCAGGGTGCTGGTCCTGCACGGCCGGGGCTGCCCTGGCCGCCC is drawn from Micrococcales bacterium and contains these coding sequences:
- a CDS encoding 13E12 repeat family protein → MMSTSTQSPRLGYPVGSGSSAAPTLWDTGDTASPGGPPRLEDGAGGSNASGPQADPIDLTSTGDGGGLERTLSVDEVLDQLSSAPRDAHCLAMLDELASLGGLTLKQQVRLVGLYRQVSTACDGKAADLSARLFECHGKTEGDRRALVDWIARATSSTHGDAARLTQVGQARQATPELKQSMDAGGTSLQGAAALVGETKNLSSQAASQVIGTVIGQGPGRNPAELRQAARVQVEQAHQDTAVERHAKAMRQRHVSVTPAADGMSWLRAYVASTDATVVSSALARQARSQPAAGRSLANVEADLLVDYLHQAIDQADQTGRTS
- a CDS encoding DUF86 domain-containing protein, whose translation is MTPAPPASDLPAAVWRCLRDLVDHTDQAARLVARGRQVYQRDEMLQLAAESLFVRMGEIAARAARAAPAVQDQHPDLALRRLIDVRNVVSHGYAIIDSAQLWFILENDLPPVADAAARLLEQAPHGD